GGTCATGGCTGGGAAACGTGAGAATATCGATAAAGATATCGACTTCTGACAGATCTCCACGTTGGGCGTGGTCGAAGAACGTTTCAGACGACATGTTTTCAAGCATCGTCTCAATATAGTGGCGTTCAGATGTAATAAGAGAACGGCGAGATGATATAGCATCCGCAATAGTCTTGTCAGGAGGAGGAGAAAGAGGAAACATACATCTTTCATAACATGCTCAAAGTGCGTTGGAAACTGATTTTAGGAGTGATATGTCATGTTTTTTCATGGTTATCTTTCCTTTGAGTTGTTATTCCCTGTGAAGGAGTGTAGTATTGTAGAATAGTTGAGATACTCATTTTTATGACTTCTCAATCCGAGGCATTGCTCTTGATGGCGTGATATTTCGAACAACTGGAAATGCCATGAAAGCATGGAATGTTATTCTTCTCTTGGCAATCATCGGCCTTGCTGTGATGTTGTATAAAAGCATGGACCCGTCTCCTCGCCATTTTCGCATTGGAATTATCCAATTTACAAGCAACAATCTTGAGACGTTGGACGGTTTCAAAGCCGGGATGGAACAATACGGGTATATTGAAGGGAAGAACATCACATATCTTTTTGATGGACCGGTTCAGTATCGAAAAGATATCATACCAAAGTTGCAGATTATTCTAGCGCAAAAGCCAGATATACTTTTTGCTTCCACCACCCCGGCGGCCAAGATGGCGAAAGAACTGACTGCGAACTCGGGAATTGCCGTTGTTTTTGCGCCGGTGAATGATCCTGTATCATCGGGAATTATACAAAATCTTCAGCGCCCTGAAGGGAATGTTACCGGTATTCGCCTCGCCCCAAGCGAAGGCCGACGTCTTATGGCCCTTTGTGAATTGGTCCCGAGCATCAAAAAGGTGTTTGTCCCGTATAACCCTAAAGATGCCAGCGCGGCAGCATCGTTGCGACAACTTCGGGAAGCGGCTCCGAAGCTTGGGGTCACCATTGTAGCCAAGCCATTCACGACCAAAATTCATCTTGCTACCGATACTGAATACATTCCTCAAGGAATCGACGCTATTTTTATGCCCCGTGAGGGGTTGGTCATGTCGCACTGGGTTGAACTGAATGAACGTGCAAAGAGTTTGCGCATTCCGTTGAGCACACCGCGATTCGATCAAGTTGAACATGGCGTGTTGACGGGGTACGGTTTTGTTGGTGCTGATATCGGGAAGCAGGCTGCCAGACTTGCTCATCTGATTCTGGCGGGAACTCCCGTTGCCAAACTTCCCGTCGAGACGGCACAGGACAGTCTTTTCATTAATCTTGAGACGGCTGCGGCCATCAATCTTGTCGTGCCGGTGTCGTTTCTTCGTCGTGCACGTGAAATTATACGCTCTACGACCCCTTAACTCCTGAGGCTTCCATGCCCCGATTGCGTAATCTTTTGACTTGGTGGTTCTTTGGTTTGGCTGGAGGTCCGCTGTTAGCGCTTGGCCCCGTTTTGGGTTGGTTCGCATACAATGAGACGCTTTCTTCGACGCAAAGTTATGTTGAAAGTCGTGCGTCGTATGCAGCCTACCAGATTGAAGAATTCCTTATGGGAACCAACCATGAAATAGGGGCTATTACACGGTATCAGGATTTTTTTTCTTTATCCTCCTCGCAACAACGTGATGTATTGCTCGAGTTTTTGACCACACACCCCATGGTATTGGAGGTCATTCTCGTCGACAAGCATGGAAAAGAGCTTTTCCATTTGTCGAATACTGCGGTGTATTCCAAACCCAGGACAACATGGCTCGACAGGCTTGAGTTCTTGTTTCCTGTAACGGAGAAACATTCTTTTTTTGGGGATATTTCTGTTGATAAAAATACGGGAGAGCCGCTGATGAAAGTTAGCGCCCCGTTGTTCGACGTGCGATCGGGGGCGGTACGCATGGTGGCGGTGTTGACATTACGCTTGAAAGCTATCTGGAATCTCATTGCCGAGCTGAGCAAGTCACCCAATGAGCGTGTTTTCGTCATGAGTAACGAAAACTATATTTTGGCACATCCTGACCCATCCCTTGCTCTTTCACAGCGACATGTTGAGTTCGATTCCAGAGGGAAAGTACAAACTGGGTCCACCGCCTCTCGCGTCATTGCTGGAGTGCAACCGATTCAATTGAGTGAAAATCAATACTTACTGGCTGTTGCAGAACGGGATGTCTTGGCTGCAATGACGACGTTTTTTCATAGTATTCTTGCCTATGTCGTGATTGTTTTTGGAACATTTTGCGTTGCTGTTTTCGGTGTTTATGTGGCCCGACGAAAGTTTGTGGAGCCTATTGAGCGTCTGACGGAAACGGCCCTGGCAATCCAAAATGGTCATCTTGACGCGCAGGCAGAAGAACAAGTGTGTTTTGAAACTGATGCGTTGGCGTGCACATTCAACGCTATGACCAGTCAACTCCTTTCCTCGATGCGCAATCTGAAAGATGAAGTCAACGTGCGGCTGGCGATGGAGGCAGCTCTCCGGAAGAGTCAGGAACGTTTTGATATGGCACTGGGTGCGGTAAGTGATGGATTGTGGGATTGGAACATGGAAACCGGGGACGTGTATTACAGTGAGCGATATGCCACGATGCTTGGATATCAACTTGACGATATTGTTCCTAACGTGAGTTTTTGGAAAAGTTCGCTCCACCCCGAAGATGTCGAAGAAGCCATTGCTTGTCTGGAAGCACATATTCGCGATTATAAAGAATATGAAGTTGAGTTTCGAATGCGTACCAAGGCAGGGAATTGGAAATGGCTTCTAGCTCGGGGAAGGGTTGTCGCATGTTTGCTTTCGGGAGAGCCTGCCCGAATGGTTGGAACACATGTTGATATTGACGAGAGAAAACGCAACCAGGAAAGTATTCGCATTCTTTTCGAAAGAACCTCGGAGACTGTTGGCCCGGATTTCTTCGAGAGTGTCGCCACTTTAATTTGCCAATGGCTTGATTTTAACTGTGTTCTTGTTGCGGCAGTGGACGAGGTCGGCAAAAGGCTGCAAGCGATGGTTTTGTCGCTTGATGGCAAGACGACGCACGACTTTGCTCTTCCCTTTCAAGGGACACCGTATGCCGACATCATAAGTCAAGGTGTTTTCACTGTTGAAGAGGAATTACGTCATGTTTATCCCGTTGATGTGCTCTTGGCAGAAGCACGAGCAGAATCGGGGCTCGGTCTGGCCTTATCTGATAGTAGCGGTGATACAATAGGGATTTTATGGGCTGTTTCAGACAAACCTGACGCAGTTCCCGAATGGAAACTTCAAACGATGCGTATCGTGGCCGGCCGTGCCGAAGCAGAAATGGAACGCTTGCGTTATGAACGTATTCTGCGTGAGGCAAAAGAGCACGCCGAGGCGGCAAGTGAAGCGAAATCGGCATTTTTGGCCAATATGAGCCACGAATTACGGACACCTCTCAGTGGGGCTCTCGGTATGCTTCAATTGCTACGCATATCGGAGCTCAATGAGACGCAGCAGGGTTTTGTGAATACTGCGATTACGTCGTGTCGTGCATTGACCAACCTGTTGGAAGACCTGCTTGATCTTTCTAAGATTGAGGCGGGGAAAATGGAATTGAGCCATGAACCGTTTATGGTGGAGGCTGTTTTCAATCTTGTTCACAATACTTTTTCCGGTACAGCCAGCCGTAAACATATTGATTTTTCTTGTTCGTTATCTCCCGACATTCCTGAAATTCTTGTGGGTGATGCCGGCCGATTACGTCAAATTTTGTTTAACCTTGTGGGCAACGCAATTAAGTTTACAGAAGTGGGTGAGGTTACTGTCGAGGTGTCGACTCTTAAGGCTCCCGCAGGCCAAATTCGTTTGCTGTTTTGTATTCATGACTCTGGCATAGGGATTTCCGATGAAAAATTACCGGCGGTATTCATGCCGTTTTTTCAGGCAGATAACTCCTTCACGCGACGGTATCAGGGGGCTGGCCTCGGCTTGGCCGTTGTGACCCGCCTTGTCAAGTTGATGGGAGGAAACCTTGCCCTGGAGAGTGAAGAAGGGGTCGGAACGACGGTTTATCTTTCTTTGATTTTTGGCAAATGGGAGACGGAAGAGCGCAAAGCTCTTACCCCCCATCCAGAGGGAACAGAAGCGTCAGATTCGACTGAGGGGCATATTCTTCTTGTCGAAGACGAACCCGTGAACCGTGTCGCCTTGAACAGTTTGCTCAAAGCTCTGGGACACACGGTCTATGTTGCCGCAGAGGGGAATCAGGCACTTGAGATCATGCACTCTCAGCCGGTGGAACTGATTCTTATGGATATTCAAATGCCCGTTCTGGATGGTGTAGAAGCAACGAAAAAGATTCGTTCCTCCGCCCATTTAGGGAAAAAAGCACATATTCCCATTATCGCGATGACCGCCTACGCCATGCCCGAAGATCTCGAAGTTTTTCTGGAAGCCGGGATGGATGATCGTTTGACGAAACCGATTGACTTTGATGCGCTGAAAGTGATGGTGGAAACATATCTCCAGAAGTCGAGAAAGTTATAAAAGGCTGTATCACATTTATTCCTTGTGAGTCTTCTCCGTGGGAGCTTGGGAAGGTTGTCGGAATATGTTGAAGGCGAATCCGCTTGCTCTCGTCGGAATAGGAGAACCTTCGGGAAGCGGAATCAGGCCGTATTCACCCAGAACGCTCGCTCCCTGCGAGGCTTTGAGGAATTCGATGAAATTTACGGCATCCTGAGGTGCTTTAGCCATACGTGCAGCCAGAAGAACCCGTAATCCTGGATAGTCTCCCGTAAGAATCGTTTGCATTGATGGAGAGACGCCATCAATTTTTAAAGGTTTAACCGTCCCATCAAGGTAGCCGAGACTCAGAGCGGCTAAAGCAGGGTGATTTTTGAAAACCATATGTCGAGTATAGCCATGGTTATTCGAAAGTAAAATGAATGCAGATGGATACGGTGCTTCAGGCGCGTCAATCCGGTAGCGATGGATGAGCATGTCGTGGCCGCCGACACCCTTCCAGTTGAGAATATCGCCGGCATAAATGGAAATCAGATCCTGCTTGCTCAGTTCATCAATGGGGTTCGCTGGGTGCACGACGAAGGCGAAACCTTCCATAGCAATCGGTGTTGTTTCCAACCCCATATCTTTGAATGGAGGAACAAGAATACGGCGATCCAAAATCGCAACATCCAGTTTCCCAGAAGATGCCTGTTGAACCAACTGATCGAATGGCAGGGGGATGACATTTGCTGTCACATCCGTATGCTGTTCGGCAAATGCCTGCCCAGCAGCATTTATCGCCAACTGATCTAAACGAAGACAGCCGATGCGAAGAGTTTCCGCCCGTGCCGGAATGGCTGCGAATATCAGGCCGCACACCATCAACATTATAAATACATATCTGCGCATTTTGGCCTCCCTGAGCGTCACAGACTGTGCAGGACGCCTTCCTTACGACAGGCCGTGGCTCTTTGCAAACATACGTCGGGCTGCTTCTTTGCTTTTCCTTGACATGCTATGTGTTCACGGGGAAGACGTATATGCTAACAGATTGTTTTGATACTCCCGATCTCAAGGAGAACCGTGTGATAATGATTCGGATTGTCGTCCTGATTGTTGGCGTTGCGCTGTGTCAGAGCGTTTCCGTTTACGCAGCCGACGATTGTTTGGTCGTGACCTCCACGACGCAGACCGCCGATTTTGCCCGTCAAGTTGCGGGTGATGATTGTCGTGTCAAAAGTATCCTTGCTCCTGGCGCTGATCCACATACTTACATGCCCACTCCGGCCGATGCCGCACTGGTTCGTGAAGCCGATCTTTGCCTTCAAAACGGACTGAATTTAGAGGGGAACAATTGGATGGGCAAACTTGCCCATGATGCTGGAAAGCCTGTCGTCATCCTGACAACCGGTATCGCTCCCCTGGAAACGCAATATGAAGGCCACGCCATTCTTGACCCACACGCGTGGTTTTCTCCACAAAATGCAGCCGTGTATGTAAAAAATGCACGCGATGCGCTCGTTGAACTCGATCCCGAAAAAGCTTCGAATTTCAAAGCTCGCGCAAATCTCTATTTGCGTGAATTGCGTGTTCTTGATGGATGGATGAAAGCCGAGTTCAACTCGATTCCTCCTCGCCGGCGTATTCTTGTTACCAGCCATGATGCATTCAATTATTTTTGTCGCGCGTTTTTCTTTAATCCTCAAAATAATTATCTCAGTCTTGCCCCGGTCGGGTGGTCAACGGGGTCGGAAGTGGGAGCTGGTATGACTCCGGCTCGACGTGCACAAGTGGTTTCGTCCATACAAGCATCGGGAGCGCCGGCCATATTTGTGGAAACATCGGTGAATCCTAAATTGATTCGTGAAATTGCTAGAGAAGCGGGTGTCGCTATTGGCGGAAAGCTGTATTCCGACTCAATGGGGAATGTCGACTCGGCTGGTGAAACCTACATTGGCATGATGCGGGAAAACACGTTGACGATCGTCAATGCTCTTCGCAAGGACGACCGGTAGAGTTGAAATACTGCCTCTGTCTGCATGTTTTCCGTGAAGGAAATACCATGGATACGTTCTATGCATTCCAAACGTACTCATCTTGAAGGAGTCCACGGTGCGTATTGTTCTGGTGTTGGTTTTATGGATAGCCATTCTTGGAGGAGTCGCCGTATTTTTGGGGCGCCCAGGAAATGGGCCGCAGTTGGGAGAGCAGTCCACCGAAGCAGTTGACATGGCGTTCTCTCTTGAATTGACCTCCACATTTGATTCGGCTGGAGATGTTTTCGGGGAAGATGAAGGCCGTAACGGCGGCGTATCAATTCAAAACGGAAAATACATCGTGACGGGCGTCGGGCCTCTGGAAGCCGGTATTCCAATGCAAATACAGGATTTGGGACCGATGCATGTCGGTGACAATGAGATTTATGTGAGCGTACGACCCGTTGCCGATAGTGGGGTTGTCGTACACGCGCTTCGCCTACGTGTCTGGCAAGGGCATGGTATTCTGGCGGAAACCACACTGTGGGATGACGGAGGCGAAAACGTGGACGGGATCATTCGGTTTCGTGTTCCAGATCAAGGGCGTCGGGAAAAAGGAGTCGAACATGACGCGTAACGCCACGCAATCGGCCGTTTCCATCCATGACTTAACGGTGGGGTATGGACCGACACCGGTTTTACGCGACATCTCGGCGGAGATTCCACGCGGTGTGGCTGTCGGCGTCATTGGGCCAAATGGTGGTGGAAAATCGACGTTGTTGAAAGCTGTGCTTGGCTTTATCCGGCCGGATAAGGGAAATGTGTCTATTTTTGGACGTCGCCTCAGCCAGGTTCGAGGAAAAATTGCGTATGTTCCGCAATCCGGGGACATTGATTGGGACTTTCCTGTCACCGTACGTGAAGTCGCCATGATGGGGCGTTATGGGACATTACCGTTTTATCGGGAACCAGGAGGTAAGGACCGGCGTCTTGTTGACGAGGCGCTTTCAGCCGTCCGTATGGATGACTACCAAAATCGACAGATTGGGCGACTGTCCGGCGGTCAACGCCAACGAGTGTTTTTAGCGCGTGCCCTTGTGCAGGAAGCCGAGATTCTGTTGCTTGATGAACCTTTTGCCGGTGTCGATGTCGCAACGGAACGTGCCATCCTTGATGTTTTGACCCAGGAAAAGGCCAAAGGACGGACTATCGTGGTCGTCCATCACGATTTGAACACGGCGGGCGAGTATTTTGACCGTCTTATGCTTGTGAAAAATTGCCTGTATGCCTATGGCCCCACACGCGCAGTCTTGCAGAAAGAACTTCTCCGCGAAGTGTATGAAGGCGATGTTCGTTTTGGCTGCGATGGATACGATATTTTGATAAACGAAGGTCGCCTTTTTCCCGAAAAGCGATAATGCCGGTTGGAGACAATCATGTCCTTCATTCATTTTTTTCTTGATCCCCTCGGTCACACATTTTTTCTTAAATCCATGCTGGGCGGGTGTCTGGTGGCCGTGGTCTGCGGGGTTATCGGATGCCTGGTTGTTTTGCGGAGAATGGCTTTTCTTGGTGATGCTTTGTCGCATGCCATGATTGCCGGTGTGGCTGGTGGCTATCTTTTTATGAAACTTTTGTTCGGCATTGAAGCATATGCTCCGGCCATGCTTATCGGATCGCTCCTTGCGGCGGGATTGACCGTTGCGCTGATAGGCTTTGTTTCACGGGTTTCTCGTATCAAGGAAGATACTTCTATTGGCATCATGTATACGGGAGTGTTCGCGGCTGGCGTTGTTTTTGTCTCCATTTTTCGCGAATCCATTCACATTGACCTGATGCACTTCATCATGGGGGATGTCCTGGCCATTTCGGATGCGGATTTGTGGGCTTCGGCCATAACGTGCGCCCTTGTTCTTGGTATCGTCAGCCTGTTTTTCCGGCATTTTCAATTGACGAGTTTTGATCCTGTGATGGCCATGGCGATTGGTATGCCTGTCATGTTGCTCGATTATCTTCTGACGGGTTGTGTTTCCTTGGTGGTTGTGAGTGCCGTGACCATGGTGGGAGTTATTCTTGTGGTCGGGTTACTCATTACACCAGCGGCAACAGCCTATCTGCTATGTGACCGATTGAGCCGTATGATGGTTTTATCGGCGTTTTTTGGCATCACGAGCGTAGTAGGTGGACTGTATGCCAGCATTGCGTTGGACTCTTCCGGCGGCGGCGCTGTCATGCTTGTTTCTACCTTACAGTTTCTTCTTGTGCTGACGCTGGCCCCCCGGCACGGCATGTTGGCCAAACGATTGGCTTTGCGCCGTCTCATTCCTGAACCCTTGGCTGAAAAGACGTTGTTGGCCTTGTTTGAAAGCGGTTCGCCCGTAAATACGGCAGACGTGCAATCTCGCTTACATGAAGGAGACGATGCGGCGAAGGCGTTGGCTTTTCTACTGAATGAGGGGGCCGTTGAGAAAGTCGGACAATCCTATGCGTTGACCGCACAGGGGAAGCGGCGAGCCGAAAATATTCACAAATCTCGTGATACCCAACTGCGATTCCGTGAAAGTTTAGCTGGCATTGAATAGCAAGTTTTTGTCTTCGTATCTGGACACAACACGTCTCGATCAGTACAGTGGAAGTAAGGTCTTCCATTTTAATCGCAGGGAGCCCAAGTGTATGTCCACTGTCTCAGCGTGTGACTTTGTAGGGAAAAAAGGACGGGTACGATTTTGGCCATCTTCGATGGGGGGGGCGGAAGATGGCGCAAGCCACCTGCAACAATGGATAAAAGCTATGTCACACCGAATTCTTCTGCTCGACAATGACCTTTTGGTCTTGGATAATCTGGCATCGCAGCTCGATGAAGATGGCTACACGGTCTTTGAAGCGCATAATACGGAGATGGCGTTGGCGTTTATGGAGCTGGAAAAAGTCGATCTCGTCGTCGTCGATCTTGGACAGGCTGGAATGAACGGAGTAGACTTTATCCACAAGGTGCGCGCTATGTGGCCAGCCGTACGTTTTTTTGTGTATTCGGATCGACCGGCGGCGAATTTTTCGCGCAATATCACCACCCTGCCTGGAGTACGGACGACCACGGTCCCCAAAAATATGTCATCATTTGAGAACATGTCGGTAGAAATTCGTCAACTTTTGGATGAAGCCTAAAAAGCGATCAATGCTTTGAGGAAGGAGGGACAAAGAGATTTTCTCCTTGCCCCTAAGATGAGAAAAGAGCGTTTACTCTTATTTATGATGAGCAGGTCATGGATTGATCAGAGTAGTATTCCTGATTATGATCCGAAAGTTTGCGTCCTTCGGGATTGAAAATTTCATATTGCTTCAAACCCCATTTCTGAAGCCGAAATTCCATGGATGTTTTGAGCACGCCCAGACCATATTGGCAGCTCCGCTTGAAATTGATGGATGAAGCTTCTTCGAAATATTTGGTGGGACAAGACACTTCGCCGATATTAAACCCAAAAAAGAGGGTTTGGGCGAGCATCTGATTGTCAAACACGAAATCGTCGGAATTTTCCCACAGCGGAAGCTTTTCAAGCACGTCGCGAGAAAATGCACGGTATCCCGAATGGTATTCCGAGAGTTTGCCGCTCATGAGCAGGTTTTGCGAAGCGGTGAGAAAGCGGTTCGAGATGTACTTGTACATCGGCATACCGCCTTCCAGTGCCTGACCGCCGAGAATACGGGAGGCAACAACAGCGTCGTAGTACCCGGACGTAATCAGGTTCGCCATAGCCGGAATGAGCTTCGGCGTGTATTGATAATCGGGATGGAGCATGACCACGACATCAGCCCCGAGTTTGAGGGCTTCGTGGTAGCAGGTTTTCTGGTTGCGTCCGTATCCCCAGTTTTGGGCGTGCAAGAAACAGCGAATGCCGAGTTCTCGAGCATGCTCAATGGTATTATCCCGGCTGTTGTCATCAACCAGAATGATGTCGTCGACGATATCCTTTGGAATTTCGGCATAGGTCATTTCGAGGGTGGCTTCGGCGTTATACGCCGGCATGACAACAACCACCTTTTTGCCGTTCATCATTATACGTATCCTCCAATCGTGTTTCCCACACCTGTTACCCTGTCTCAGGCATAGGGGAATGGCGATTAAGCGCGACTTTTGGCGCTCTGTCAACACTAAAGGCAGCATTTCAAGGCACGGAAGTCGGGTCGCTTGTCAACACGGCCGAATTATCGTATCAGGCCGGCAATTCCACGACTTCGGGATTACGAGTTCCGTATCCGATACCCCATCATGAAGACAACCCCTACATACTCTGGAGTCGCCATGCCTCGCGCCGGTCAATCCCGTTCGTTCGATCCGGTTTTGTTTGCCATTGCCGCGCTGGCCGCCTTCCTTATGTTTTACAACCTCGGTCATCGCCCATTGTGGCAGGATGAGGCCGAGACCGCCGCACTTGCCGTAAACGCCCTGGAACAGGGCGTTCCTACGGTATTTGACGGAGTGAATATCATTTCACAGGAAGAGCGACGAGAATTCAACACGGACGATTATGTTTGGCGCTGGTCGCCATGGATTCAAATCTACATGTCTGCTGCGGGCATTGCGCTTGGCGGAAAAAACGCCTTTGCCAACCGCATGCTCTTTGCTCTGTGTGGTTTTTTCTGCGTTTTGCTGACATACTACCTTATTCAGCGTCATTTCGGTGACCGAAACTGGGCGCGGCTCTCGGCACTGATGTTGACCTTGTCCGTGCCATTTTTGCTTTTTGCACGGCAAGGACGGTATTATAGTCTCGGAACGCTCCTGGTGCTGTGTGTGCTGTTCGCATTTTTATCGAATTGGCAAAAACGCTGGTTTCCTGTCGCCATCATGGCAGTTGCGCTGGGATTGCTTTTTCATGCGAACTACCTCTTGCTCTTGTCGTTCGCGCCCCCCCTCTTGGTTGCAGCCATGATTGTGTATTGGCACGATTTGAATTGGAAACGAATTCTCATCGTCTTTCTTGGTGCGTCGTGCCTCGTCATACCAGGTATTTTGCTGTATCGCGTCGGGCGGCAAAGCGGCATGTTCAATGTGTTGCTCGTGCCGGAAAACGCCATGCTGTATTTTGCCGACTTGGTCATGTTCATGATTCCGTTTCCTATCGCCATCGCGCTCCTCTGGCGTTGGCGCAAAACACTGCTCTTGAAACTTCCCACTGACCCGGCTGAACGTTTCACTCTGTTCTGTGCACTCATTATTTTGGGGAACCTGATTATACTGGCAATTTTTCCCCAGCGATTTCACCGCTATCTCGTCCATTTGTATCCGCTGTGCGCTTTTATTTTGGCCTGGATCTGTACCCGGCTCTGGTCATTCGAGCGGTTTTCGGCCGTCGTATTGACCGTGCTCCTGTTGTTCACGAACTGGGTCTATTTATTGCCGATGGAAAAGTTAAAAATTATTAACCGTCCCTGGCAAAACGATATGCGGATGCTGACGTCGGTGAATTTTCCTCTCAAATTGTACCTCACGGAATTAACTTGCGGTTATCCCGACGTGAATGCGCAACTTGCCAAATTTTTCAATGATAATGCGAAACCATGGCAAACGATTCTCGCCGAGTATGGTGATTTGCCGTTGCAATTTTACACCCCATTTCGTGTGATCGGCGGTTTACAAGGGGCTATTCCGGCAAATGAATCGCCTGATTGGGTCGTGCGCCGTCGTATTGTGCGCGTCAATCGGGATCGTGTATTATTTGGGGCGCGGGCGTTTTCGAACACACTGGATTTGGCGCATGATTACGAGTTGGTGAAAACGGCGATTGCTGATGACGAATTCGGCAACCGAGCTGACCCCGCGTATCATGTGTTTCTACCACTCGAAGACCCCATGGCGACGATTGAAATCTACCGCAAAAAGGATGAGGTCAATCAATGAAAGCGCAACGATCCGTTCTCGTCATCAAAGTCCTTTTAGCCGCGGCACTTGTGGTCACGGCATGGCAAGGATTGGCCAAAACGCCGGAGTATTTGACGCGATTCAACCGTGCTCGATTTGAAAATGGCATATTGAATGACGGCGAAAACGCTTTGGCTATGAAGCAACGACATTACGATTATAATCTGTTCACCATCAAAGCACTTGAGGCTCAAGTGCGCGATCTGGAGAATGGTCTGCCCGCCCCGGGGCCGCTCGTGACAAAGGAGTCATTGGCCATGGCGATTGAAAAAAGCATGGCCACGGATGCGAGAAGCCTTGCCTATGTTGATATTGCCAAAGAAAAGTTGAAGCGGGCTCAACATCTGGTTGATTCCGGATTTGTTATGCCTCTGTGGGGGTGCCTTGCATCGTCACATACTGTACAGGAGAACTCGCAATGAAAACGCCCGCGTCCAAACCCATGTCGAAGTCAATGAAATTCGTCATTGCCGGCGTATTTTGCCTGTTAATCTTGGCGGTCGGGGGGCTGATTTTCTTCAATGCCTATGTCTATGCCGGTTACCAACTCGGTGGTTTATCCAAGCAAGAGTACCAGAAAGCTCTTGATATTGCTGCTAAAGATTTCTGCCGGGCCGATAATTTGACGTTTGAGGGCTTTGATCTGTCGAAATTTGAAGAAGTCTTGCATGGTGGGGATACGTACGCCTGGGGAGCAGCTCGGACGAAAGATACCGAAGGGCGGACTGTATACGTTTGGATCTATCTTGAATGGGGAAAGATTCGGCAGCAATGGCTTCGCAATTATTGCCGTATTCTTGCTCCACCAACGGATGAGTTATTTTATGATCGGACCCATCCTGGCCAGGTGGACCGTGTTCGGTTCGCCGTATCACAAATTATAACCGATATTGCACGCAACTTTCGTGTGGTGTTTGGTGATACGTCAGCGTCGTAATATTTCGAGTCGTTTTTATATCGTTATTGTTTTTCCGAGAACGCCCCCTGGTTTTATACGGGGGCGTTCGTCTTTGCTTGGTGGTGTAATGTGAATATCGTGATTTCTGGTTCTGTGAGAAAACGGAAGGGAGGCCCCCAGGTGCCTGTTCCCTGGCTTGTGTAAACGGCAGAATCCTCATCGAGTTGATAGAGACCGGCTGTGTATGGGA
This genomic window from Desulfovibrio inopinatus DSM 10711 contains:
- a CDS encoding glycosyltransferase family 2 protein; protein product: MMNGKKVVVVMPAYNAEATLEMTYAEIPKDIVDDIILVDDNSRDNTIEHARELGIRCFLHAQNWGYGRNQKTCYHEALKLGADVVVMLHPDYQYTPKLIPAMANLITSGYYDAVVASRILGGQALEGGMPMYKYISNRFLTASQNLLMSGKLSEYHSGYRAFSRDVLEKLPLWENSDDFVFDNQMLAQTLFFGFNIGEVSCPTKYFEEASSINFKRSCQYGLGVLKTSMEFRLQKWGLKQYEIFNPEGRKLSDHNQEYYSDQSMTCSS
- a CDS encoding ArnT family glycosyltransferase, translating into MKTTPTYSGVAMPRAGQSRSFDPVLFAIAALAAFLMFYNLGHRPLWQDEAETAALAVNALEQGVPTVFDGVNIISQEERREFNTDDYVWRWSPWIQIYMSAAGIALGGKNAFANRMLFALCGFFCVLLTYYLIQRHFGDRNWARLSALMLTLSVPFLLFARQGRYYSLGTLLVLCVLFAFLSNWQKRWFPVAIMAVALGLLFHANYLLLLSFAPPLLVAAMIVYWHDLNWKRILIVFLGASCLVIPGILLYRVGRQSGMFNVLLVPENAMLYFADLVMFMIPFPIAIALLWRWRKTLLLKLPTDPAERFTLFCALIILGNLIILAIFPQRFHRYLVHLYPLCAFILAWICTRLWSFERFSAVVLTVLLLFTNWVYLLPMEKLKIINRPWQNDMRMLTSVNFPLKLYLTELTCGYPDVNAQLAKFFNDNAKPWQTILAEYGDLPLQFYTPFRVIGGLQGAIPANESPDWVVRRRIVRVNRDRVLFGARAFSNTLDLAHDYELVKTAIADDEFGNRADPAYHVFLPLEDPMATIEIYRKKDEVNQ
- a CDS encoding metal ABC transporter permease, which produces MSFIHFFLDPLGHTFFLKSMLGGCLVAVVCGVIGCLVVLRRMAFLGDALSHAMIAGVAGGYLFMKLLFGIEAYAPAMLIGSLLAAGLTVALIGFVSRVSRIKEDTSIGIMYTGVFAAGVVFVSIFRESIHIDLMHFIMGDVLAISDADLWASAITCALVLGIVSLFFRHFQLTSFDPVMAMAIGMPVMLLDYLLTGCVSLVVVSAVTMVGVILVVGLLITPAATAYLLCDRLSRMMVLSAFFGITSVVGGLYASIALDSSGGGAVMLVSTLQFLLVLTLAPRHGMLAKRLALRRLIPEPLAEKTLLALFESGSPVNTADVQSRLHEGDDAAKALAFLLNEGAVEKVGQSYALTAQGKRRAENIHKSRDTQLRFRESLAGIE
- a CDS encoding response regulator transcription factor, with protein sequence MSTVSACDFVGKKGRVRFWPSSMGGAEDGASHLQQWIKAMSHRILLLDNDLLVLDNLASQLDEDGYTVFEAHNTEMALAFMELEKVDLVVVDLGQAGMNGVDFIHKVRAMWPAVRFFVYSDRPAANFSRNITTLPGVRTTTVPKNMSSFENMSVEIRQLLDEA